The Streptomyces sp. NBC_01268 genome window below encodes:
- a CDS encoding TetR/AcrR family transcriptional regulator: protein MARVRLGAAERREALLRAAVGLIEAKGVAALRVADVAAELSVSNALVLYHFATKEQLVAAAFAHAAEEDLARLRRVLGRRTTAVRRLRAAVRWYAPTGQAKGWRLWIEGWAAALREPALREVAGALDREWKAALTRVIAEGAAAGEFTCPDPAASAWRLTAFLDGLAVQMTSYAGALPRATLLEWADGALARELGVTSFATAGAAGEPAVGPTEGPEAGPEAGPAPSAAPQISS from the coding sequence ATGGCGAGAGTGAGGCTGGGTGCGGCGGAGCGGCGCGAGGCGCTGCTCCGGGCGGCCGTCGGCCTGATCGAGGCCAAGGGCGTCGCGGCGCTCCGGGTCGCGGACGTGGCGGCGGAGCTCAGCGTCAGCAACGCGCTGGTGCTCTACCACTTCGCGACCAAGGAACAGCTGGTCGCGGCGGCCTTCGCGCACGCGGCCGAGGAGGACCTGGCCAGGCTGCGCCGGGTGCTGGGCCGCCGCACCACGGCGGTGCGCCGGCTGCGGGCGGCGGTCCGCTGGTACGCGCCGACCGGGCAGGCCAAGGGCTGGCGCCTGTGGATCGAGGGCTGGGCGGCCGCGCTGCGCGAACCGGCGCTGCGCGAGGTCGCCGGTGCGCTGGACCGGGAGTGGAAGGCCGCCCTGACCCGGGTGATCGCCGAGGGCGCGGCGGCCGGGGAGTTCACCTGCCCCGACCCGGCCGCGTCGGCCTGGCGGCTCACCGCCTTCCTGGACGGCCTGGCGGTCCAGATGACCTCGTACGCGGGCGCGCTCCCCCGCGCCACCCTGCTGGAGTGGGCGGACGGGGCGCTCGCCCGGGAGCTGGGGGTGACGTCGTTCGCGACGGCGGGGGCGGCCGGGGAACCGGCGGTGGGGCCGACGGAGGGCCCGGAAGCGGGCCCGGAAGCGGGCCCGGCACCGTCGGCAGCGCCTCAGATCAGCTCGTAG
- a CDS encoding glutamate dehydrogenase: MSTAPLLSVGWTDHVTGRRGHLVVDRLVRGVASGGLRMREGCTVEEVAGLARGMTMKEALHYDPSARYVPLGGAKGGIDCDPRSPEAYGVLVRYLRAMRPYIERFWTTGEDLGLTQDLVDRAAAEAGLVSSIQAVYPLLDDEAAARARLADAFALEVDGIGLDELVGGCGVAEAALAALDRAGRPYAGARVSVQGFGTMGGATARFLARAGLRVVAVADVKGTIANPAGLDVEALLAARDAHGAVDRAVLRPGDREEAGDAWLAADAEVLVPAAVSYAVDTGNQERVRARLVVEAANMPVVPEAERLLAARGIVVLPDVVVNSGTNAWWWWTLFGDVEADAEAAFAQVRRAMRGLVGRMLDRAEADGTTPRAAAHALVEERLPEIAQRYGWY; the protein is encoded by the coding sequence ATGAGCACCGCCCCGCTGTTGAGCGTCGGATGGACCGACCACGTGACGGGCCGCCGCGGCCACCTGGTCGTGGACCGGCTGGTGCGCGGAGTGGCCAGCGGAGGCCTGCGGATGCGCGAGGGGTGCACGGTCGAGGAGGTCGCGGGCCTGGCCCGCGGGATGACCATGAAGGAGGCCCTGCACTACGACCCGTCGGCCCGCTACGTCCCGCTGGGCGGCGCCAAGGGCGGCATCGACTGCGATCCGCGCTCCCCCGAGGCGTACGGGGTGCTGGTGCGCTACCTGCGGGCGATGCGTCCGTACATCGAGCGCTTCTGGACCACCGGCGAGGACCTGGGCCTCACCCAGGACCTGGTGGACCGGGCGGCGGCGGAGGCGGGGCTCGTCTCCTCGATCCAGGCGGTGTACCCGCTGCTCGACGACGAGGCGGCGGCCCGCGCGCGGCTCGCCGACGCGTTCGCGCTGGAGGTGGACGGGATCGGCCTGGACGAGCTGGTCGGCGGCTGCGGCGTGGCCGAGGCGGCCCTGGCGGCCCTCGACCGGGCGGGAAGGCCGTACGCCGGTGCGCGGGTCTCGGTGCAGGGCTTCGGGACGATGGGCGGCGCCACCGCGCGCTTCCTCGCCCGGGCGGGGCTGCGGGTGGTCGCCGTGGCCGACGTGAAGGGCACGATCGCGAACCCGGCCGGCCTGGACGTGGAGGCGCTGCTCGCGGCGCGTGACGCGCACGGGGCGGTGGACCGGGCCGTGCTGCGGCCCGGGGACCGCGAGGAGGCCGGGGACGCGTGGCTGGCGGCGGACGCGGAGGTGCTGGTGCCGGCCGCCGTCTCGTACGCCGTGGACACGGGGAACCAGGAGCGGGTGCGGGCCCGGCTGGTCGTCGAGGCGGCCAACATGCCGGTGGTCCCGGAGGCGGAGCGGCTGCTCGCGGCGCGCGGGATCGTCGTCCTGCCGGACGTCGTCGTCAATTCGGGCACGAACGCCTGGTGGTGGTGGACGCTCTTCGGCGACGTGGAGGCGGACGCGGAAGCGGCCTTCGCGCAGGTCCGGCGGGCGATGCGGGGGCTCGTGGGCCGGATGCTCGACCGGGCGGAGGCGGACGGCACCACGCCGCGCGCGGCGGCGCACGCGCTGGTGGAGGAACGGCTGCCGGAGATCGCGCAGCGGTACGGCTGGTACTGA
- a CDS encoding STM4015 family protein produces MTIGVHLQEFHGLPVFEFPAPGAAVRLPDPASVAWRLSAPTYADPEDEEWGPLFERFLATVETGRVRAVVVGGWEEAYDTSSAGIVTALMGANNRLTGLEALFLGDMTSEECEVSWIVQSDVGPLLAAYPRLRELGVRGGSGLAFPPVRHTALRTLVLETGGLGAEVVRGVAASELPALERLELWLGTEEYGADATPADLEPLLTGDRLPALRRLGLRNSHIQDQIAAAVATAPVVARLEELDLSMGVLTDAGAEALLAGQPLTHLHRLGLAHHYLSARTAERVTATLAPHGVTVDLDDAQTPEDDGDGEPYRYVAVAE; encoded by the coding sequence ATGACCATCGGGGTTCACCTGCAGGAGTTCCACGGCCTGCCCGTGTTCGAGTTCCCGGCGCCGGGCGCCGCGGTCCGGCTGCCCGATCCGGCCTCGGTGGCGTGGCGGCTCTCCGCGCCGACGTACGCGGACCCGGAGGACGAGGAGTGGGGGCCGCTGTTCGAGCGCTTCCTGGCGACGGTGGAGACCGGCCGGGTGCGGGCCGTCGTGGTCGGCGGCTGGGAGGAGGCGTACGACACCTCCTCCGCCGGGATCGTGACGGCGCTCATGGGCGCGAACAACCGGCTCACGGGGCTGGAGGCGCTGTTCCTCGGCGACATGACCTCCGAGGAGTGCGAGGTCTCGTGGATCGTCCAGTCCGACGTCGGCCCGCTGCTCGCGGCCTACCCGCGGCTGCGCGAGCTGGGGGTGCGCGGCGGCAGCGGGCTCGCCTTCCCGCCCGTGCGGCACACCGCGCTGCGCACCCTGGTCCTGGAGACCGGCGGCCTGGGCGCCGAGGTCGTGCGGGGCGTCGCGGCGAGCGAGCTGCCCGCGCTGGAGCGACTGGAGCTGTGGCTGGGCACCGAGGAGTACGGGGCGGACGCGACACCCGCCGACCTGGAGCCGCTGCTGACCGGGGACCGGCTGCCCGCTCTGCGGCGGCTCGGGCTGCGCAACAGCCACATCCAGGACCAGATCGCCGCCGCCGTGGCCACCGCGCCGGTCGTCGCCCGGCTGGAGGAGCTCGACCTGTCCATGGGCGTGCTCACCGACGCGGGCGCGGAGGCGCTGCTCGCCGGGCAGCCGCTGACCCACCTGCACCGGCTCGGGCTCGCCCACCACTACCTGTCGGCCCGGACCGCCGAGCGGGTGACCGCGACCCTCGCTCCTCACGGGGTGACGGTCGACCTCGACGACGCGCAGACGCCGGAGGACGACGGCGACGGCGAGCCGTACCGGTACGTGGCGGTCGCCGAGTGA
- a CDS encoding SIMPL domain-containing protein, which yields MTPRHPDSKTARTPARTVRALAVGAALGGMLLGAAAPAVAAAPGGTARHTAVRAAPATVSVSGSGRASAAPDVAVVSVGVEATRKTGKEAMAAQSTAAKALLDALAQQGIADRDIRTESLSLSPVYTQTAQGESKVTGYQAGQSFSVKVRDVDKAGQVVGAVSDATGDAGRVNGVSFDVSDPTALRAKARDAAFRDAHDKAARYAELSGHRLGRLVSLTEGESVRPSPGALPSAPADGGESVPLAPGEIEEHVTVAAVYELI from the coding sequence ATGACGCCCCGTCACCCCGACAGCAAGACCGCCCGCACTCCCGCCCGCACCGTGCGCGCGCTCGCCGTCGGTGCCGCCCTCGGCGGAATGCTGCTCGGCGCCGCGGCCCCCGCCGTCGCCGCCGCGCCCGGGGGGACGGCCCGCCACACCGCCGTACGGGCCGCGCCCGCCACCGTCTCGGTCAGCGGCAGCGGCCGGGCGTCCGCCGCGCCCGACGTCGCCGTGGTCTCGGTCGGCGTCGAGGCGACCCGCAAGACCGGCAAGGAGGCGATGGCCGCCCAGAGCACGGCGGCCAAGGCGCTCCTCGACGCCCTGGCGCAGCAGGGCATCGCCGACCGGGACATCCGCACCGAGAGCCTGTCCCTCTCGCCGGTCTACACCCAGACCGCCCAGGGCGAGAGCAAGGTGACGGGCTACCAGGCCGGGCAGAGCTTCTCCGTGAAGGTCCGTGACGTCGACAAGGCCGGGCAGGTCGTCGGCGCGGTCAGCGACGCCACCGGGGACGCGGGGCGCGTCAACGGTGTCTCCTTCGACGTCTCCGACCCGACCGCGCTGCGCGCCAAGGCCCGCGACGCCGCCTTCCGCGACGCGCACGACAAGGCCGCCCGGTACGCCGAGCTGAGCGGCCACCGCCTCGGTCGGCTGGTGTCCCTCACCGAGGGCGAGAGCGTCCGCCCGAGCCCCGGCGCCCTCCCGAGCGCCCCCGCGGACGGCGGCGAGAGCGTCCCGCTCGCCCCCGGCGAGATCGAGGAGCACGTGACGGTCGCGGCGGTCTACGAGCTGATCTGA
- a CDS encoding STM4014 family protein, giving the protein MSGAPPLAVVGNPEGRRVRLFQDAARAAGLPRPRVVPWLDVLRGGARFHPGELVRLDSPGEEPEVDRLLRGVPEPTRVEGTGRWYARFTAAVHGLAAGVRTAGAVLLGDPDELAVLFDKRLGHGRLLAAGVPVPHAPTSGPAAPPVRGWDDVRALTAGQGMRRVFVKPAHGSSASGVLALERAASGRTQATTSVELDADGRLHNSLRVRRYTTEREVAALVDALAPDGLHVERWVPKASLGGRAADLRVVVVDGRATHAVVRTSRSPMTNLHLGGARGDLDAARAAIGAAGGRFADALDVCERAAAAFPGTRCVGVDLLPATGWRRFAVGEVNAFGDLLPGLTGLPGSGAEGLDTYAAQLAGYLRTPRPTGTSTP; this is encoded by the coding sequence GTGAGCGGCGCCCCGCCCCTCGCCGTCGTCGGCAACCCGGAGGGCCGCCGGGTGCGGCTCTTCCAGGACGCGGCGCGCGCCGCCGGGCTGCCCCGGCCGCGGGTCGTGCCGTGGCTCGACGTGCTGCGGGGCGGGGCCCGCTTCCACCCCGGGGAGCTCGTGCGGCTCGACTCCCCCGGCGAGGAGCCGGAGGTCGACCGGCTGCTGCGGGGCGTGCCGGAGCCGACCCGGGTCGAGGGCACGGGACGCTGGTACGCGCGCTTCACGGCGGCGGTGCACGGGCTCGCCGCCGGAGTGCGGACGGCCGGCGCGGTCCTGCTCGGCGACCCGGACGAGCTCGCCGTCCTCTTCGACAAGCGGCTCGGGCACGGCCGGCTCCTCGCGGCCGGGGTGCCCGTGCCGCACGCGCCGACCTCGGGCCCGGCCGCCCCGCCCGTACGGGGCTGGGACGACGTGCGCGCACTGACGGCCGGTCAGGGGATGCGCCGGGTCTTCGTGAAACCGGCGCACGGCTCCTCCGCCTCCGGGGTGCTCGCCCTGGAGAGGGCCGCCTCCGGCCGGACGCAGGCCACCACCTCGGTCGAGCTGGACGCGGACGGGCGGCTGCACAACTCGCTGCGGGTGCGCCGCTACACGACCGAGCGCGAGGTCGCGGCCCTCGTGGACGCGCTCGCCCCGGACGGCCTGCACGTCGAGCGCTGGGTGCCCAAGGCCTCGCTCGGCGGGCGCGCGGCCGACCTGCGGGTGGTGGTGGTCGACGGCCGGGCCACCCACGCCGTCGTGCGCACCAGCCGCTCCCCCATGACCAATCTGCATCTGGGCGGCGCCCGGGGCGACCTGGACGCGGCGCGGGCCGCGATCGGCGCCGCGGGCGGGCGGTTCGCCGACGCCCTGGACGTCTGCGAGCGGGCGGCCGCGGCCTTCCCCGGTACCCGCTGCGTGGGCGTCGACCTGCTGCCCGCCACCGGCTGGCGCCGCTTCGCGGTGGGCGAGGTCAACGCCTTCGGCGATCTGCTGCCCGGCCTCACCGGTCTGCCGGGCAGCGGTGCCGAGGGCCTGGACACCTACGCGGCGCAGCTCGCCGGCTACCTCCGCACCCCCCGACCGACAGGAACGAGCACGCCGTGA